The following proteins come from a genomic window of Oxyura jamaicensis isolate SHBP4307 breed ruddy duck chromosome 12, BPBGC_Ojam_1.0, whole genome shotgun sequence:
- the DNASE1L3 gene encoding deoxyribonuclease gamma, whose protein sequence is MLLFVLYSLFYFSPSLSLKICSFNVRSFGETKIGRPEVVDAVVKIISRCDIMLLMEIKEAKNRTCPLLVEKLSGQTKGQKEQYSCVVSGRLGRKTYKEQYAFIYREPLVSVKQTYQYPDVQPGDEDAFSREPFVVWFQSPKTAVKEFTVVPLHTTPEMAVREIDELYDVYLDVKQRWDTKNFVFMGDFNAGCSYVPRKHWKNIRLRTYSEFAWLIGDKNDTTVKSSTSCPYDRIVVSGEQLSQAVMPHSVNIFDFQTAFQMTEEQALGVSDHFPVEFELKAKGGFFDWIKSKFSKKGRGRKNRQANS, encoded by the exons ATGTTGCTCTTTGTCTTGTACTCGCTCTTCTATTTCAGCCCATCTCTGAGCCTAAAAATCTGCTCCTTCAATGTGAGGTCTTTCGGAGAAACAAAAATAGGCAGACCTGAAGTCGTGGATGCTGTGGTAAAG ATCATCTCTCGCTGCGACATCATGCTGCTGATGGAAATAAAGGAAGCCAAGAACAGGACGTGTCCCCTGCTGGTGGAGAAGCTCTCTGG ccAGACGAAAGGGCAGAAGGAGCAATACAGCTGCGTGGTCAGCGGGCGGCTGGGCAGGAAGACCTACAAGGAGCAGTACGCCTTCATCTACAG GGAACCCCTGGTATCAGTGAAACAAACCTACCAGTACCCTGACGTCCAGCCTGGGGACGAGGATGCCTTCTCCAGAGAGCCCTTTGTCGTCTGGTTCCAGTCGCCAAAAACTG CTGTCAAAGAGTTCACTGTAGTCCCTCTGCATACCACACCAGAGATGGCAGTACGGGAGATCGACGAGCTCTATGATGTGTACTTAGACGTAAAACAGCGCTGGGACACCAAG AACTTCGTCttcatgggggacttcaacgCCGGGTGCAGCTACGTTCCCCGGAAGCACTGGAAGAACATCCGGCTGAGGACCTACTCAGAGTTTGCCTGGCTAATTGGCGACAAAAATGACACCACAGtgaagagcagcacaagctGCCCATATGACAG GATCGTGGTCAGCGGGGAGCAGCTCAGCCAAGCCGTCATGCCGCACTCCGTCAATATCTTTGATTTCCAGACGGCTTTCCAGATGACCGAGGAGCAG GCGCTGGGGGTGAGCGACCACTTCCCGGTGGAGTTTGAGTTGAAAGCGAAGGGCGGCTTCTTCGACTGGATAAAATCCAAGTTCTCaaagaaggggagaggaagaaagaatcGCCAGGCAAACTCATGA
- the ABHD6 gene encoding monoacylglycerol lipase ABHD6, translating to MDLDVLNMFVIAGGTLAIPILAFVASFLLWPSALIRIYYWYWRRALGMQVRYANYDDYQFCYSYRGRPGYRPSILMLHGFSAHKDMWLSIVKFLPKNLHLVCVDMPGHEGTTRSALDDYSIMGQAKRIHQFVECIKLNKRPFHLVGTSMGGNVAGVYAAQYPEDICSLTLICPAGLPSTTDSKFIKQLRELQESERIDRIPLIPSTPEEMADMLKLCSYVRFKVPQQILQGLVDVRIPHNDFYRKLFLEIVDEKSRHSLQENMGKIKAPTQVIWGKQDQVLDVSGASLLASAIPDCHVSILENCGHSVVVERPRKTANLMLEFLALLHSTGNSKKQA from the exons ATGGACCTGGACGTGCTGAACATGTTCGTCATAGCCGGCGGCACCCTGGCCATCCCCATCCTGGCCTTCGTGGCCTCCTTCCTCCTGTGGCCCTCGGCACTCATCCGGATCTACTACTG GTACTGGCGTCGAGCGCTGGGTATGCAGGTCAGATATGCCAACTACGACGACTACCAGTTTTGTTACTCCTACAGAGGGAGACCTGGCTACCGGCCGTCTATCCTGATGCTCCATGGCTTCTCAGCCCACAAGGACATGTGGCTGTCCATAGTCAAG TTCCTCCCCAAGAACCTGCACTTGGTGTGTGTTGACATGCCTGGCCACGAGGGCACGACCCGCTCGGCCTTGGACGATTACTCCATTATGGGACAAGCGAAGAGGATCCACCAG TTTGTGGAGTGCATCAAGCTGAACAAGAGGCCCTTCCACCTGGTCGGCACCTCCATGGGTGGGAACGTTGCCGGAGTGTATGCCGCGCAGTACCCAGAGGACATCTGCAGCCTGACTCTTATCTGCCCTGCAG GTCTGCCGAGTACCACTGACAGCAAATTCATCAAGCAGCTCCGGGAGCTGCAGGAGTCCGAGCGCATCGACAGGATCCCTTTAATTCCCTCGACACCCGAGGAGATGGCCGACATGCTGAAGCTCTGCTCCTACGTTCGCTTCAAGGTGCCACAGCAG ATCCTCCAGGGCCTGGTTGACGTCCGCATCCCACACAACGATTTTTATCGGAAAC TGTTTTTAGAAATCGTGGATGAGAAGTCCAGGCACTCCCTCCAGGAGAACATGGGCAAGATCAAAGCGCCGACGCAGGTCATCTGGGGAAAGCAGGACCAG GTCCTGGATGTTTCTGGCGCCAGCCTCCTAGCGAGCGCCATCCCAGACTGCCACGTGTCCATCCTGGAGAACTGCGGCCACTCGGTGGTGGTGGAGCGGCCACGGAAGACGGCGAACCTCATGCTGGAGTTCCTGGCGCTGCTGCACAGCACGGGCAACAGCAAGAAGCAGGCGTGA